A genomic region of Dactylococcopsis salina PCC 8305 contains the following coding sequences:
- the ribBA gene encoding bifunctional 3,4-dihydroxy-2-butanone-4-phosphate synthase/GTP cyclohydrolase II: protein MDSQATYSIEFDPIEEALQDFRNGRPLVVVDDENRENEGDLICSAQFATPAMINFMAVEARGLICLAMTGNRLDELDLPLMVSKNTDTNQTAFTVSIDAAKHLGTTTGISAEDRARTIQIAINPTSHPEDLARPGHVFPIRAKEGGVLKRAGHTEAAVDLCRLSGLTPAGVICEIQNPDGSMARLPELGEYAKKHNLKLISIADLISYRLQHDRFVYRETICQLPTQFGEFQIYAYRNQLDDTEHIAIVKGDPSTFKDEPVMVRMHSECLTGDALGSMRCDCRMQLQAALKMIENAGKGVVVYLRQEGRGIGLVNKLKAYSLQDMGLDTVEANERLGFPADLRDYGMGAQMLNDLGVKQIRLITNNPRKIAGLKGYGLEISERVPLLIEATDYNSVYLATKAKKLGHLLLQTYLVSVAIDWRDRLQSVTDRYYRLERLRELANDYHLLVQEEARPVAIALFGTPDLTIHLGFDQANLAPSEWYTNSDHPYVIAICKILDEIASWEEVKRVEFLISSGNDPMSGLQVKLNREPHQHQENPSVVRDRLTPQTIYSFVND from the coding sequence GTGGACTCGCAAGCAACCTATTCCATTGAATTTGACCCCATAGAAGAAGCTCTCCAAGACTTCCGTAATGGTCGCCCTTTAGTCGTCGTAGATGACGAAAATCGCGAAAATGAAGGCGATCTCATTTGTTCTGCTCAATTTGCTACTCCTGCGATGATTAACTTTATGGCGGTAGAAGCAAGAGGTTTGATCTGTCTCGCCATGACTGGAAATCGTTTAGATGAGCTTGATTTACCTTTAATGGTGAGTAAAAATACAGATACGAACCAAACGGCGTTTACCGTTAGCATTGACGCGGCGAAACATTTAGGAACAACCACGGGAATTTCCGCAGAAGATCGCGCTCGTACCATTCAAATTGCGATTAATCCCACTTCTCACCCAGAAGATTTAGCCCGTCCGGGTCATGTGTTTCCCATTCGAGCGAAAGAAGGGGGAGTCTTAAAACGGGCTGGACATACAGAAGCGGCGGTGGATTTGTGCCGATTATCGGGTTTGACCCCTGCTGGTGTGATCTGTGAAATTCAAAACCCTGATGGCTCAATGGCACGTTTACCAGAATTGGGGGAATATGCGAAAAAGCATAACCTGAAATTGATTAGTATTGCAGATTTAATTAGTTATCGTTTACAGCACGATCGGTTTGTGTACAGAGAAACAATTTGTCAGTTACCAACCCAGTTTGGGGAATTTCAAATTTACGCCTATCGCAATCAATTAGACGACACCGAACATATTGCCATTGTCAAAGGTGATCCGAGTACATTCAAAGATGAACCCGTAATGGTGCGAATGCACTCAGAATGTCTCACTGGGGATGCTTTAGGATCGATGCGCTGTGACTGTCGAATGCAATTACAAGCCGCTCTCAAAATGATTGAAAATGCAGGAAAAGGAGTGGTTGTTTATTTGCGTCAAGAAGGGCGTGGGATTGGTTTGGTTAACAAGTTAAAAGCCTATTCGCTTCAGGATATGGGGTTAGATACCGTAGAAGCAAACGAGCGTTTGGGTTTTCCTGCGGATTTAAGAGATTATGGCATGGGAGCGCAAATGCTTAATGATTTGGGAGTGAAACAGATTCGTCTCATTACCAATAATCCTCGCAAAATTGCTGGTTTGAAAGGATATGGTTTGGAAATTTCCGAGCGTGTTCCCTTGTTGATTGAAGCGACAGATTATAATTCCGTTTATTTAGCAACGAAGGCGAAAAAACTGGGTCATCTCTTATTACAAACTTATTTGGTTAGTGTCGCTATTGACTGGCGCGATCGATTACAATCTGTGACCGATCGATATTACCGTCTAGAACGATTGCGAGAGTTGGCTAATGATTATCACCTTTTAGTTCAAGAAGAAGCTCGTCCCGTTGCGATCGCCCTCTTTGGCACACCTGATCTAACGATCCATTTGGGGTTTGATCAAGCAAATTTAGCCCCCTCGGAATGGTACACCAATTCCGATCATCCTTATGTGATTGCCATTTGTAAAATTCTCGATGAAATTGCTAGTTGGGAAGAGGTGAAACGAGTGGAATTTTTGATTTCTTCTGGGAATGATCCGATGAGCGGCTTACAAGTTAAACTCAATCGTGAACCGCATCAACATCAGGAAAATCCTTCAGTAGTGCGCGATCGACTCACCCCTCAAACCATTTACAGTTTTGTTAATGATTGA
- a CDS encoding DUF445 domain-containing protein, with amino-acid sequence MIVPPVAGGIIGYFTNDIAIKMLFRPYQPLYVGKQRLPFTPGLIPRNQGNLAKRVANTIMGSLLTPQELQKIARRLLEPERVKRAISWLLKSSLQQVGQNKQEKSAQVLGNVLRDLFSESLPRLIKVLSRREDFLEAQINQIFDQVLIDFQFTDNQAKQLSDWLVDVVLPPNRLRLIIIDLLTDRNIQVIDETFREKSSGTYWVVANLFGLRNTLNRLRAFCLDEKETANMRIEELVLTLEIRTRLRDWLKSLSLQNLPVSTVRQLRKSVREAVQTYLQNKGATLLQSLGSSIDWEDVAVLIIKRLQSSESVDQSLEVISEELSLILERYLEEELEAIVTKVIPILSIDEVIINRVNATTPEQLETTVNSIVKNELQAIVNLGGILGFLVGSLQAVYFYLS; translated from the coding sequence ATGATTGTTCCTCCAGTAGCGGGTGGAATTATTGGTTATTTCACCAATGATATTGCTATAAAAATGCTGTTTCGTCCTTATCAACCCCTATATGTTGGGAAACAGCGTCTTCCGTTTACACCTGGTTTAATTCCCCGTAATCAAGGGAATCTCGCGAAACGGGTAGCGAATACAATTATGGGGTCACTACTAACGCCGCAGGAATTACAAAAAATTGCCCGCCGTTTGCTTGAACCAGAACGAGTAAAAAGGGCGATTTCTTGGTTATTAAAATCGTCTTTACAACAAGTTGGACAAAATAAACAAGAAAAAAGTGCTCAAGTTTTAGGAAATGTTCTCCGTGATTTATTTAGTGAGTCGTTACCCCGTTTAATTAAAGTCTTATCGAGACGGGAAGACTTTTTAGAAGCACAAATCAACCAGATTTTTGATCAAGTTCTCATTGACTTTCAATTTACGGATAATCAAGCCAAACAGTTGTCGGATTGGTTAGTGGATGTGGTACTTCCCCCGAATCGTCTGCGGTTGATTATTATTGATTTACTCACTGATCGCAATATTCAAGTCATTGATGAAACCTTCCGTGAAAAATCCAGTGGTACTTATTGGGTTGTTGCTAATTTATTTGGTCTTCGTAATACTTTAAATCGATTGCGGGCGTTTTGTTTAGATGAGAAAGAAACCGCAAATATGAGAATAGAGGAATTAGTTTTAACTCTGGAAATTCGCACTCGTCTTCGTGATTGGTTAAAAAGTTTATCTTTGCAAAATTTACCCGTTTCTACGGTGAGACAACTGCGAAAAAGTGTTCGGGAGGCGGTACAAACTTATTTACAAAACAAAGGTGCGACTTTATTACAATCTCTAGGAAGCTCGATCGATTGGGAAGATGTAGCGGTTTTAATCATTAAACGTTTACAATCTTCGGAGTCTGTGGATCAATCCTTAGAGGTAATCAGTGAGGAATTATCTCTAATTTTAGAACGATATTTAGAAGAAGAATTAGAAGCCATTGTGACGAAAGTAATTCCGATTTTATCTATTGATGAAGTCATCATTAACCGCGTTAATGCGACGACACCCGAACAGTTAGAAACAACGGTAAACTCGATCGTCAAAAATGAGTTACAAGCGATCGTAAATTTAGGAGGAATTTTAGGATTTTTAGTTGGCAGTTTACAAGCTGTCTATTTCTATTTGAGTTAA
- the truB gene encoding tRNA pseudouridine(55) synthase TruB: MITETAFTNQPLMGFINIDKPIDVTSHDCVAKVRRWAKMKRVGHGGTLDPAATGVLPLAVGKATRLLQFLPNGKAYQATIRLGWRTSSDDLEGEIIEQTSASHLTLDQVKPHLQQFLGKIIQIPPVYSAIQKDGKRLYELARQGKSVDVPPREVEIDQIEILNWQGGEFPELTLEIRCKSGTYIRSIARDLGKAVGTGGTLSALRRTKSSGFSLEDSFTLPNLETELRDGKFTPLPLDYPLQHLERIDLDSNQARRWCQGQFVVLSTASDRPSFLRVYREDGLFLGVGEKVPPEILKPKTVMEA; this comes from the coding sequence GTGATCACTGAAACTGCTTTTACGAATCAGCCTTTAATGGGCTTTATTAATATAGATAAGCCGATCGATGTCACTTCCCATGACTGTGTAGCGAAAGTGAGACGTTGGGCGAAAATGAAACGAGTGGGACATGGTGGTACTCTTGATCCCGCAGCTACTGGCGTTTTACCCCTAGCGGTGGGAAAAGCGACTCGTTTATTACAATTTCTTCCGAATGGAAAAGCCTATCAGGCAACGATTCGTTTGGGTTGGCGTACCAGTAGCGACGATTTAGAAGGAGAGATCATTGAACAAACTTCAGCTTCTCATCTCACCTTAGATCAGGTTAAACCTCATTTACAGCAGTTTTTAGGGAAAATTATCCAAATTCCACCCGTTTACAGTGCGATTCAAAAAGATGGAAAACGATTGTATGAACTCGCCAGACAAGGAAAATCCGTTGATGTTCCGCCGCGAGAGGTAGAAATTGATCAGATTGAAATCTTAAACTGGCAGGGGGGAGAGTTTCCAGAACTCACGCTTGAGATTCGTTGCAAAAGTGGGACTTACATTCGATCGATCGCGCGAGATTTAGGAAAAGCGGTGGGAACGGGTGGCACATTATCCGCATTAAGACGAACTAAAAGCAGTGGTTTCTCTTTAGAGGATAGTTTCACACTCCCTAATTTAGAAACCGAACTCAGAGACGGAAAATTTACGCCGCTTCCCCTAGACTATCCGTTACAGCATTTAGAAAGAATTGATTTAGACTCCAACCAAGCCCGACGTTGGTGTCAAGGACAATTTGTTGTGTTATCAACCGCCAGCGATCGCCCTAGTTTTCTACGAGTCTATCGGGAAGATGGTTTATTTTTAGGGGTTGGGGAAAAAGTTCCCCCCGAAATTTTAAAACCGAAAACTGTTATGGAAGCGTGA
- the rpaB gene encoding response regulator transcription factor RpaB: MEKILVVDDEAAVRRILQTRLSMVGYEVITAGDGEQALKVFAEEDPDLVVLDVMMPNGDGYFTCKELRKESNVPIIMLTALGDVADRITGLQIGADDYLVKPFSPKELEARINTVLRRLKKNVDAAIPPSGVMQVGQLQIDTNKRRVYMGNELVRLTGREYNLLELLASHSGESISRTEILKQIWGYAPQRHGDLRVVDVHVSRLRGKIESDPKNPELIITERGTGYLFQRAKVVNKAQAC; encoded by the coding sequence ATGGAAAAAATTCTAGTGGTTGATGACGAAGCAGCCGTGCGTCGAATTTTACAAACTCGCCTTTCGATGGTGGGATATGAAGTGATTACCGCAGGCGATGGTGAACAAGCGTTAAAAGTATTTGCAGAAGAAGACCCAGATTTGGTGGTTTTAGATGTGATGATGCCCAACGGAGACGGTTATTTTACTTGTAAAGAATTAAGAAAAGAGTCGAATGTTCCGATTATTATGTTAACCGCTTTGGGAGATGTTGCCGATCGAATTACAGGCTTACAAATTGGTGCTGATGATTATTTAGTGAAACCGTTTTCTCCCAAAGAATTAGAAGCAAGAATTAATACGGTTTTACGACGATTGAAAAAGAATGTTGACGCTGCGATTCCTCCTTCGGGAGTGATGCAAGTGGGACAATTACAAATTGATACCAATAAGCGTAGGGTTTATATGGGAAATGAATTAGTTCGCTTGACGGGTCGAGAATATAATTTGTTGGAATTACTGGCAAGTCATTCGGGAGAGTCCATTTCTCGCACCGAAATTTTAAAGCAGATTTGGGGCTATGCACCCCAGCGACATGGGGATTTGCGAGTGGTTGATGTCCATGTGTCACGGTTACGAGGGAAAATTGAATCTGATCCGAAAAATCCAGAATTGATTATTACCGAACGGGGAACTGGGTATTTGTTCCAAAGAGCCAAAGTTGTTAATAAGGCTCAGGCTTGTTGA
- a CDS encoding peptidoglycan DD-metalloendopeptidase family protein, translated as MTQQLTSPHSSRVKGQSQLLLLQGLGYLLPLSFLSGGIVMAQSSVQPLPSFNQNDSSQLELIQASETQKEPLPAPDYESVPPMRLNEPDVQKTQSQPQPESKPKSKPKLKPIQPLVNSESNQVPEVSSESAPSTPKQPSTPTVKLEPREATEPNQTPETPEKQPSPSPLPEEKTTTTAINDFIDLNGYPEAGENSLPTPRVEVRDRSNDCTTVVENGKLTSGTCNLAETDSNSQQALVEIDQLPPLPQDFKQPDRSQTKKPRRIYTPPEDLPQLKLPGNGDSALLFPLSREVGISSNYGWRIHPIYGNRRFHTGTDFVAPEGTPVLATKSGRVVLADYTSGYGLIVGLRHDGNNESRYAHLSQIHVQPGQWVEQGTVIGRVGNTGLSTGPHLHFEWRIRKGSRWIAVNAGKQLLAARDNIDPSEIHFEAIADANQEVKGNNFLAYLPEILASLPSPPASWMSIPELSFLNRGNFNQAYERKASLASFSQRNNSVLVLPFSLPKVLASLFNWQPPQLFVQENLQRVSTGNQVSFRDQETAYRPPSSFENDPTVSDDKILGLVSEAESLESLSNLEALDTLNFSSPSEETPQAFSGKNSPIREK; from the coding sequence ATGACTCAGCAACTGACTTCACCCCATTCCTCCCGTGTTAAGGGACAATCTCAACTCTTACTATTACAAGGATTAGGATATTTACTCCCGTTAAGTTTCCTCAGTGGCGGTATTGTCATGGCACAATCTTCTGTCCAACCGCTTCCCAGCTTCAATCAAAACGATTCTTCCCAATTAGAACTAATTCAGGCTTCGGAAACGCAGAAAGAACCATTACCCGCGCCAGATTACGAGTCAGTTCCCCCGATGCGGTTAAATGAGCCTGATGTACAAAAAACTCAATCCCAACCTCAACCCGAATCTAAGCCCAAATCTAAACCAAAACTGAAACCGATTCAACCCTTAGTTAATTCTGAGTCGAATCAAGTTCCAGAGGTATCCTCAGAATCAGCGCCATCTACTCCCAAGCAACCCTCAACTCCAACCGTAAAATTAGAACCCAGAGAAGCGACAGAACCCAATCAAACACCAGAAACCCCAGAGAAACAGCCATCACCATCGCCACTTCCAGAAGAGAAAACAACCACCACCGCAATTAACGATTTTATTGATCTTAATGGCTATCCCGAAGCAGGAGAAAACAGTCTTCCCACACCACGAGTGGAAGTGCGCGATCGATCCAACGACTGCACAACAGTAGTGGAAAATGGTAAACTCACCAGTGGCACTTGTAACCTTGCGGAAACCGACTCCAACTCCCAACAAGCATTAGTAGAAATCGATCAACTGCCTCCCCTTCCTCAAGATTTTAAACAGCCCGATCGATCTCAAACTAAGAAACCGAGACGCATTTACACCCCTCCCGAAGACTTACCGCAACTCAAACTCCCTGGCAATGGCGACTCAGCATTATTATTCCCTCTGAGTAGAGAAGTCGGAATCAGTTCTAACTACGGTTGGCGGATACACCCCATTTATGGAAACCGTCGCTTTCACACTGGAACCGACTTTGTAGCCCCCGAAGGAACACCCGTTTTAGCCACCAAATCAGGGCGAGTCGTCTTAGCAGACTATACCAGTGGATATGGTTTAATCGTCGGGTTGCGACATGATGGTAACAACGAATCCCGTTACGCTCACCTCTCACAAATTCATGTTCAACCTGGACAATGGGTGGAACAAGGAACAGTCATTGGTCGTGTCGGGAATACTGGTTTATCAACCGGACCCCATTTGCACTTTGAATGGCGCATTCGGAAAGGTTCGCGCTGGATTGCAGTTAACGCTGGAAAACAACTCTTAGCCGCCAGAGACAACATTGATCCCAGCGAAATTCACTTTGAAGCCATCGCCGATGCAAATCAAGAAGTCAAAGGCAATAATTTTCTCGCCTACTTACCCGAAATTCTTGCCTCTCTCCCCTCTCCTCCAGCCTCTTGGATGTCAATTCCAGAATTGTCCTTTCTCAATCGGGGAAACTTCAATCAAGCCTATGAGCGTAAAGCCTCACTGGCTTCCTTTTCTCAACGCAATAACTCCGTTTTAGTGTTGCCATTTTCCTTACCGAAAGTGTTAGCATCACTCTTTAATTGGCAACCGCCACAGTTATTTGTTCAGGAAAACTTACAGCGCGTATCAACAGGAAATCAAGTGAGTTTTAGAGATCAAGAAACTGCTTATCGTCCTCCCTCCTCTTTTGAGAATGATCCAACAGTCTCCGATGACAAAATCTTAGGACTTGTCTCGGAAGCGGAAAGTTTAGAATCATTAAGTAATCTTGAGGCACTGGATACGCTTAATTTTTCTTCTCCTTCTGAGGAAACACCACAAGCCTTCTCTGGAAAAAATAGTCCGATAAGAGAAAAATAA
- a CDS encoding TIGR03032 family protein translates to MTSSPTATEQHPLRSVHTNNFPYLLQQLGISLVVSTYQAGKLILLRADNNVINTHFRTFQKPMGLAATREKISLGSAHQIFELRNVPAVSQKLDPPNRHDACFLPRKVHFTGDIDIHEMAYVGNNAEELWFINTRFSCLCTLDEVHSFVPRWRPDFISAYDLTDRCHLNGLAIRNQQPRYVTALGETDTPGGWRKNKANGGILIDISNNQILCRGLSMPHSPRWYREQLWFLESGYGSLAKVDLSTGKWETIARVPGFTRGIEFWGDFAFIGLSQVRESAVFSGLPLTKSNEPRFCGVWVVNINTGETVAFLRFEEGVQEVFAVSVLPNIRFPEVIDWDENLLRSSYVLPDEALKETVQPTDTPRTINDYLQLGNQAYHQRDLETAAKHYLYCLELDPNFTIARYNLGVVYLEQEKSDLAFQELKEVVANDPNYAEAYNNLGILYHRRHELSTAIAYFRHAISLRYEFPDAHFNMGMTLLEAGEFLSGWEASEWRWKTPKFTPFQCPHPQWQGEDISNKTLLVHTEQGAGDAIQFIRYLPLVAKKCRRVLLCCTEDLKPLFETVEGLNEIYLPGEISTSAFDTYIPLMSLPYVLQTTLETIPNSIPYLGKGLIEQPLSLPEPKSNLPKIGFVWAGSPTHNNDHHRSCQLKDFLPLLELEGFCFYSLQKGEKANALATLPNTLSVIDLSPRLNNYADTAKAIQALDLVIGVDTSVVHLAGALGKPVWTLLCYASDWRWLLDRNDSPWYPTMRLFRQNTLDDWKSVMEEVKIALSSVLIHPLSARNSWI, encoded by the coding sequence ATGACCTCTTCTCCCACCGCAACCGAACAACATCCCCTTCGCAGCGTCCATACCAATAACTTTCCTTACCTCCTCCAACAACTGGGGATATCTCTCGTTGTCTCCACTTATCAAGCAGGAAAATTAATCCTGCTTCGTGCTGACAATAATGTGATTAATACTCACTTCCGCACCTTTCAAAAACCCATGGGGTTAGCCGCCACCCGTGAGAAAATCAGTCTCGGTAGCGCCCATCAAATTTTTGAATTACGGAATGTTCCCGCCGTTAGCCAAAAACTTGATCCGCCGAACCGTCACGATGCCTGTTTTCTTCCCCGAAAAGTTCATTTTACAGGAGACATTGATATCCATGAGATGGCGTATGTGGGAAATAATGCAGAGGAACTGTGGTTTATCAATACTCGCTTTTCCTGTTTATGTACCCTCGATGAAGTACATAGTTTTGTTCCTCGTTGGCGACCTGATTTTATTTCTGCTTATGACCTGACCGATCGTTGTCATCTTAACGGTTTAGCAATCCGAAATCAACAACCGCGCTACGTCACCGCATTAGGAGAAACCGACACCCCAGGCGGTTGGCGTAAAAATAAAGCCAATGGGGGAATTTTAATCGACATTAGTAACAATCAGATTCTGTGTCGGGGGCTTTCCATGCCTCATTCTCCCCGTTGGTATCGAGAACAGTTGTGGTTTTTAGAATCTGGATATGGATCATTAGCAAAAGTTGATTTAAGTACAGGAAAATGGGAAACTATCGCCAGAGTGCCAGGGTTTACACGGGGAATCGAATTTTGGGGAGATTTTGCCTTTATTGGTTTATCGCAAGTGCGCGAGTCGGCGGTGTTTAGTGGTCTTCCCCTCACTAAAAGCAATGAACCGCGTTTTTGTGGCGTTTGGGTGGTTAACATCAACACAGGAGAAACGGTTGCTTTCCTGCGCTTTGAAGAGGGAGTACAGGAAGTTTTTGCGGTGAGTGTCCTTCCCAACATTCGTTTTCCTGAAGTCATCGACTGGGATGAGAACTTGTTACGAAGTTCTTATGTTCTCCCAGATGAAGCGTTGAAGGAGACGGTACAACCGACAGATACACCACGCACCATTAATGATTATCTACAATTAGGAAACCAAGCCTATCATCAGCGAGACTTAGAAACCGCAGCGAAACATTATCTCTACTGTTTAGAACTCGATCCAAATTTTACCATTGCCCGTTATAACTTAGGCGTGGTTTATTTAGAACAAGAAAAATCAGACTTAGCGTTTCAAGAATTAAAAGAAGTTGTCGCCAATGATCCTAACTACGCCGAGGCGTATAATAATCTTGGTATTCTCTACCATCGTCGCCATGAACTTTCCACAGCCATAGCATATTTCCGTCACGCCATTTCTCTGCGCTATGAGTTTCCAGACGCTCATTTTAATATGGGAATGACCCTTTTAGAAGCAGGAGAGTTTCTATCAGGATGGGAAGCGTCAGAATGGCGCTGGAAGACACCAAAATTTACTCCTTTTCAATGTCCGCATCCACAATGGCAGGGAGAAGATATCAGCAACAAAACTTTATTAGTCCATACCGAACAAGGCGCTGGTGATGCGATTCAGTTTATCAGATATTTACCGTTAGTTGCTAAAAAATGTCGGCGGGTGTTGTTATGTTGTACGGAAGATTTAAAGCCACTGTTTGAAACCGTAGAAGGGCTTAATGAGATTTATCTTCCTGGAGAAATTTCCACCAGTGCGTTTGATACTTATATTCCTTTGATGAGTCTTCCCTACGTTTTGCAAACGACATTAGAGACGATTCCCAACTCTATTCCCTATCTGGGAAAAGGATTAATCGAACAACCTTTATCATTACCTGAACCTAAATCTAATTTACCAAAAATCGGTTTCGTTTGGGCAGGAAGTCCGACTCATAATAATGATCATCATCGGTCATGTCAATTAAAAGATTTCTTACCTCTTTTAGAATTAGAAGGCTTTTGTTTTTATAGTTTACAAAAGGGAGAAAAAGCTAACGCATTAGCCACTCTTCCGAATACTTTATCGGTAATTGATCTCAGTCCAAGATTAAATAATTACGCGGATACAGCAAAAGCAATTCAAGCCTTAGATTTAGTTATTGGTGTGGATACTTCGGTTGTCCATTTAGCGGGTGCGTTAGGAAAACCTGTTTGGACATTACTTTGTTACGCTTCTGACTGGCGCTGGTTATTAGATAGAAATGACAGTCCTTGGTATCCCACGATGCGGTTGTTTCGACAAAACACTTTAGATGATTGGAAAAGTGTCATGGAAGAAGTTAAAATTGCTTTATCTAGCGTCCTGATTCATCCGCTCTCAGCTAGAAACTCATGGATTTGA
- the cobJ gene encoding precorrin-3B C(17)-methyltransferase: MSQSLFDQFSPLCAIAPTPKAIQILQPFCAKNGVTLFVPPEFQDQTGVVPYTEKLRVHLQSIWSQYRGIIFVMATGAVVRLIAPLLEDKSSDPAIIVMDEGGENVISLCGGHQGGGEQLSRLLAQELGGNAILTGASASLKLPGVDIMGKPLQWQKGEGDWTAVSRMVAHQQPVKVVQEVGSTLWQKSLPETHCFQFQEGETSPQAEVWITDRVSLVKANLPQVCWHPRVLWVGLGCERGTAKEVIADAVRTTFQQYGFAEKSIAGLATIELKGDEVGILALAETNNYPLKLYSAADLNQVSVPNPSPVVAQEVGTSSVAEAAAIKAATLETAGETSLVVSKQIFKSDHGAVTVAVARSPREYIGNTGQLYLVGTGPGDLNQIPPAARSAITKADVIIGYSLYLDLIRPLQRPGQIIESYAITEERQRAQRSISLANWGLNVAVVSSGDIGIYGMGGLVFEELIAAGWDGKSPKVAVFPGITAMQAAAAKLGAPLTHDFCAISLSDLLTPWDVIEKRLTAAAEADFIVGLYNPRSRTRTEHIKVAHRILSADRSPETPVALVRSISRPDEQVILTNLKEMLEHPIDMLTVVIIGNRTTKQHQHWMITPRGY; the protein is encoded by the coding sequence ATGAGTCAATCATTATTCGATCAGTTTTCTCCTCTCTGCGCGATCGCGCCCACGCCGAAAGCGATACAAATCTTACAACCATTTTGTGCGAAAAATGGTGTTACCTTATTTGTTCCCCCTGAGTTTCAAGATCAGACGGGCGTTGTTCCCTATACCGAGAAATTAAGGGTTCATCTCCAAAGTATTTGGTCGCAGTATCGGGGAATTATTTTTGTCATGGCGACAGGGGCGGTGGTGCGTTTAATTGCGCCTTTGTTAGAGGATAAAAGCAGTGATCCTGCAATTATCGTGATGGATGAGGGGGGAGAAAATGTGATTAGTTTGTGTGGTGGTCATCAGGGGGGTGGTGAACAGTTAAGCCGTTTGTTGGCGCAGGAATTGGGCGGAAATGCGATTCTGACTGGGGCATCTGCGAGTTTGAAACTGCCAGGGGTTGATATCATGGGAAAACCCTTGCAATGGCAAAAGGGAGAGGGAGATTGGACGGCGGTTAGTCGCATGGTCGCCCATCAGCAACCTGTGAAGGTGGTTCAAGAGGTGGGATCAACGCTTTGGCAGAAAAGTCTTCCCGAAACCCATTGTTTTCAGTTTCAGGAGGGAGAGACTTCCCCACAAGCAGAAGTTTGGATCACCGATCGAGTTTCGCTTGTAAAGGCTAACCTTCCTCAAGTCTGCTGGCATCCGCGTGTGTTATGGGTGGGTTTAGGCTGTGAGAGAGGTACGGCAAAAGAGGTGATTGCTGATGCAGTGCGGACAACGTTCCAGCAGTACGGTTTCGCAGAAAAGTCGATCGCAGGGTTAGCAACGATCGAGCTAAAAGGGGATGAAGTGGGAATTTTAGCACTTGCTGAAACGAATAATTACCCCTTAAAACTGTATTCAGCAGCGGATTTAAATCAAGTGTCTGTTCCCAACCCCTCGCCAGTAGTCGCCCAAGAAGTGGGAACATCCAGTGTCGCGGAAGCGGCTGCGATTAAAGCTGCCACCCTAGAAACAGCAGGGGAAACCTCCCTTGTGGTGTCCAAACAAATCTTTAAATCCGATCACGGTGCGGTAACAGTTGCTGTCGCTCGATCGCCCCGTGAATATATTGGCAACACAGGACAACTGTATTTAGTGGGAACAGGCCCTGGAGATTTAAATCAAATTCCCCCAGCTGCCCGTAGTGCGATTACCAAAGCTGATGTGATCATTGGTTATTCTCTGTATTTAGACTTAATTCGCCCCTTACAACGTCCCGGACAAATCATTGAATCTTACGCCATCACGGAAGAAAGACAACGGGCGCAACGATCGATTTCCCTCGCAAACTGGGGATTAAATGTAGCAGTGGTTTCCTCTGGTGACATTGGGATTTATGGTATGGGGGGGCTAGTGTTTGAAGAATTGATTGCAGCGGGTTGGGATGGAAAAAGTCCAAAAGTAGCGGTATTTCCAGGCATAACCGCGATGCAAGCCGCCGCCGCCAAATTGGGAGCACCCTTGACGCACGATTTTTGTGCGATTAGTCTTAGTGACTTATTAACACCTTGGGACGTGATTGAAAAACGGTTAACCGCCGCCGCCGAAGCTGACTTTATTGTTGGATTATATAACCCTCGATCGCGCACTCGGACCGAACACATCAAAGTTGCCCATCGCATCTTAAGCGCCGATCGTTCTCCTGAAACCCCCGTTGCTTTAGTGCGTTCCATTTCCCGACCAGACGAACAAGTGATCCTCACCAACTTAAAAGAAATGTTAGAGCATCCCATTGATATGCTTACTGTGGTCATTATCGGTAATCGCACCACGAAACAACATCAGCACTGGATGATCACGCCAAGAGGATATTAA
- the rpsU gene encoding 30S ribosomal protein S21, with protein sequence MTQVTVGQNEHIESALRRFKRQVSKAGIFADIKRTRFHETPIEKKKRKEIARRKKRYR encoded by the coding sequence ATGACCCAAGTGACGGTCGGTCAAAATGAACATATTGAGTCAGCATTGCGCCGCTTTAAGCGTCAAGTTTCCAAAGCTGGCATTTTTGCAGATATTAAGCGCACTCGTTTCCATGAGACTCCCATTGAGAAGAAAAAACGCAAAGAAATAGCACGACGTAAAAAACGATATCGTTAA